A genomic stretch from Mastacembelus armatus chromosome 12, fMasArm1.2, whole genome shotgun sequence includes:
- the LOC113124856 gene encoding syntaxin-2-like isoform X2, translating into MVFLGNKDKLELLNSDIKKNANLVRAKLNSMQMNLPMDQNGNSATVIQRIEKNQHSHLTRWFAEVMRGYHKAQISFREKCKAQIKRQLEIVDKATTDEELEEMLHCDNLAIFISDVNPDARTTNQALSEIESRHQDIISLESSIKDLHEIFADTAMMLELQGELINNIEKNVTSAAEYVDLSKAEINKAVTYKKNPYKIASLPDFFKSFKRQTPDKTATYQNPSDLNDN; encoded by the exons ATGGTGTTCTtaggaaataaagacaaactggAGCTGCTGAACAGTGACATCAAGAAGAATGCCAACTTGGTCCGAGCCAAGTTAAACT CGATGCAGATGAACCTGCCTATGGATCAGAATGGTAACAGTGCCACTGTAATCCAGCGCATTGAAAAGAACCAG CACTCGCATCTGACTCGGTGGTTTGCTGAAGTCATGAGGGGTTACCATAAAGCACAAATCTCCTTCAGAGAGAAATGCAAAGCACAGATAAAAAGACAACTGGAGATTG tggaCAAAGCAACTACAGATGAAGAGTTGGAGGAGATGCTGCACTGTGACAATCTTGCCATCTTCATATCAGAT GTTAATCCTGATGCTCGGACTACAAACCAGGCTCTGAGTGAGATTGAATCTCGTCACCAGGATATCATCAGCCTTGAGTCAAGCATCAAAGATCTACATGAGATATTTGCTGACACTGCCATGATGTTGGAGCTTCAG gGGGAGTTAATAAACAACATAGAAAAGAATGTGACGAGTGCTGCGGAATATGTAGATTTGTCCAAAGCAGAAATCAATAAagcagtcacatacaagaaAAATCCATACAAGATAGCATCTCTCCCAGACTTCTTCAAGTCCTTCAAGAGACAAACCCCTGATAAAACTGCTACTTATCAAAACCCCTCAGACTTAAACGACAACTGA
- the LOC113124856 gene encoding syntaxin-2-like isoform X1 produces the protein MEDFFKTVGEVGSVIETISCQAEEVERRHGAMLSSPNQDKRNKDKLELLNSDIKKNANLVRAKLNSMQMNLPMDQNGNSATVIQRIEKNQHSHLTRWFAEVMRGYHKAQISFREKCKAQIKRQLEIVDKATTDEELEEMLHCDNLAIFISDVNPDARTTNQALSEIESRHQDIISLESSIKDLHEIFADTAMMLELQGELINNIEKNVTSAAEYVDLSKAEINKAVTYKKNPYKIASLPDFFKSFKRQTPDKTATYQNPSDLNDN, from the exons ATGGAGGATTTTTTCAAAACG GTGGGGGAGGTGGGAAGCGTCATTGAGACAATCTCCTGTCAAGCAGAAGAGGTGGAGAGAAGACATGGCGCCATGCTCTCGTCTCCAAACCAAGACAAAA gaaataaagacaaactggAGCTGCTGAACAGTGACATCAAGAAGAATGCCAACTTGGTCCGAGCCAAGTTAAACT CGATGCAGATGAACCTGCCTATGGATCAGAATGGTAACAGTGCCACTGTAATCCAGCGCATTGAAAAGAACCAG CACTCGCATCTGACTCGGTGGTTTGCTGAAGTCATGAGGGGTTACCATAAAGCACAAATCTCCTTCAGAGAGAAATGCAAAGCACAGATAAAAAGACAACTGGAGATTG tggaCAAAGCAACTACAGATGAAGAGTTGGAGGAGATGCTGCACTGTGACAATCTTGCCATCTTCATATCAGAT GTTAATCCTGATGCTCGGACTACAAACCAGGCTCTGAGTGAGATTGAATCTCGTCACCAGGATATCATCAGCCTTGAGTCAAGCATCAAAGATCTACATGAGATATTTGCTGACACTGCCATGATGTTGGAGCTTCAG gGGGAGTTAATAAACAACATAGAAAAGAATGTGACGAGTGCTGCGGAATATGTAGATTTGTCCAAAGCAGAAATCAATAAagcagtcacatacaagaaAAATCCATACAAGATAGCATCTCTCCCAGACTTCTTCAAGTCCTTCAAGAGACAAACCCCTGATAAAACTGCTACTTATCAAAACCCCTCAGACTTAAACGACAACTGA
- the nefma gene encoding neurofilament, medium polypeptide a, with protein sequence MSYPVDTIGSPFRRVMDTRTTSYGYSRSGGTPSSGFRSQSWSRASPGSTMTTSYKRSVNMPVSRVYSSTVLSSADSVDYSQTSNLNGDYKRFNEKEQLQGLNDRFAVYIDKVHYLEQQNKQIEAEIQALRQKQVSRTQLGDLYDQELQELRSMLEQIHHDKAQIQLDTDHIEEDIQRFRDRFDEEARIREETEAIIRVLKKDMSDSELVKSELEKKVQSLQDEIAFIRNNHEEEVNDLIAQIQASQVTVERKDLQKADITEALREIRSELEGHSNQNLQQVENWFMCRYAKLTEAAEQNKDAIKSARDEIADYRRQLQSKTVELESVRGTRDSLERQLNDIEDRHNSDLASLQETIHQLDNELKSTKWEMARHLREYQDLLNVKMALDIEIAAYRKLLEGEETHFSTFPYRQTVTSTKISKPKSEAPKLKVQHKFVEEIIEETRVEDDKADMDDALAELAQELSATPGEGGEEGEEGEEEGEEAGEGEEAEAEGEEGEGGEGAEEEEVVAATDAKVSLSAPTKEEEEEEEEEEGKGGDAEEEGEGEGGEEGAKEEGEGEGEGEGEKADDAEEGDAGEAEEGGEEEVEETVLCAKAPESKASPDKEKAGDKEGSGGEEEAGAEEEGGDQEDDAGSDKASKSGDEKEEKEDADTGKKEDEETVKDEKADDKSEKAEAKTEAPKTEAAKPEAKKEEASKAESPKAGSPKSESPKPESPKSESPKPTSPKSESPKEGSPKAGSPKPSSPKAESPKSESPKAESPKAESPKAESPKAESPKAESPKAETPKTEAPKAADEKSEKKSESTEDKKVEKKDVAMNGDLDKSSPEEKEKKDEEKEVDVITNGVDESPVKDDSSQKVVITKTVETITTGEDGSKHVTKSVTVTETVKEVEEVLQEKLVSTKKMEKHSTQSIKQVTDDN encoded by the exons ATGAGTTACCCGGTGGACACGATAGGAAGCCCCTTCAGGAGAGTTATGGATACTAGGACGACCAGTTACGGTTACAGCCGCTCCGGTGGCACCCCCTCCAGCGGCTTTCGCTCCCAGTCTTGGTCCCGGGCAAGCCCCGGCTCCACCATGACCACATCTTACAAGAGGAGCGTTAATATGCCGGTGTCCCGAGTATACAGCTCAACGGTGCTCAGCTCCGCCGACAGCGTTGATTATAGTCAAACCTCCAACCTGAACGGAGACTACAAGCGATTTAATGAGAAAGAGCAACTTCAAGGGCTCAATGACCGGTTTGCTGTTTACATAGACAAGGTGCACTACCTGGAGCAGCAGAACAAGCAGATCGAGGCGGAGATCCAGGCACTGCGGCAGAAGCAGGTGTCGCGCACCCAGCTGGGCGATCTTTATGaccaggagctgcaggagctgcGCTCGATGCTGGAGCAAATCCACCATGACAAGGCGCAAATACAGCTCGACACCGACCACATCGAGGAGGACATCCAGAGGTTCAGGGACCGCTTTGATGAAGAAGCACGCATCCGAGAGGAGACAGAGGCCATAATCCGCGTCCTGAAGAAGGACATGAGCGACTCGGAGTTGGTGAAGTCTGAGTTGGAAAAGAAAGTTCAGTCGCTGCAGGATGAGATCGCCTTCATCCGCAACAACCACGAGGAAGAGGTGAACGATCTCATCGCCCAGATTCAGGCGTCTCAGGTAACCGTGGAGAGGAAAGACCTCCAGAAGGCAGACATCACCGAGGCTCTGAGGGAGATCCGCAGCGAGCTGGAGGGCCACTCCAACCAGAACCTGCAGCAGGTGGAGAACTGGTTCATGTGCCGCTACGCCAAACTCACCGAGGCTGCGGAGCAGAACAAGGACGCCATAAAGTCCGCCCGTGACGAGATAGCCGATTACCGTCGCCAGCTGCAGTCTAAGACGGTGGAGTTGGAGTCCGTGCGCGGGACAAGAGACTCACTGGAGAGGCAGCTGAATGACATCGAGGACCGCCACAACAGCGACCTTGCCAGCCTACAG GAAACAATTCACCAGCTGGATAATGAGCTTAAAAGCACCAAATGGGAGATGGCTCGCCACCTGCGTGAGTACCAGGACCTGCTCAATGTCAAGATGGCCTTGGACATTGAGATTGCTGCATACAG GAAACTCCTAGAGGGTGAAGAGACCCACTTCAGTACTTTCCCATATCGCCAAACGGTCACCTCCACTAAAATCTCTAAGCCGAAATCAGAAGCTCCTAAGCTTAAGGTGCAGCACAAATTTGTGGAGGAGATCATTGAGGAGACGAGGGTGGAGGATGACAAGGCTGACATGGACGACGCCCTGGCAGAATTAGCACAAGAGCTCTCTGCCACACCCggtgagggaggagaggagggagaggaaggagaggaggaaggggaaGAGGCCGGAGAGGGTGaagaagcagaggctgaggggGAAGAAGGAGAAGGGGGCGAaggtgcagaggaggaagaagttGTAGCCGCCACCGACGCTAAAGTTAGCTTGAGTGCACCCActaaggaagaagaagaagaggaggaagaagaggagggaaaaggTGGCGATGCAGAAGAAGAGGGCGAAGGAGAAGGTGGTGAGGAGGGAGCGAAGGAAGaaggtgagggtgagggtgagggtgagggagaAAAAGCAGATGATGCAGAGGAAGGCGATGCAGGAGAAgctgaggagggaggagaggaggaggttgaGGAGACAGTATTGTGCGCCAAAGCCCCTGAGTCTAAAGCCTCTCCTGATAAAGAGAAAGCCGGAGACAAAGAGGGCAgcggaggagaggaggaagctgGTGCTGAAGAGGAGGGTGGTGATCAGGAGGACGATGCAGGAAGTGACAAAGCATCCAAAAGTGGagatgagaaagaggaaaaggaggatgCAGACACAGGCAAAAAGGAAGACGAGGAGACAGTAAAAGATGAGAAAGCAGATGACAAATCAGAAAAAGCTGAAGCCAAAACAGAGGCCCCAAAAACAGAAGCTGCAAAGCCTGAGGCCAAGAAGGAAGAGGCATCAAAAGCTGAATCCCCAAAGGCTGGATCACCCAAGTCCGAATCACCTAAACCTGAGTCTCCTAAATCTGAATCTCCCAAGCCTACATCTCCTAAGTCTGAGTCTCCCAAGGAAGGTTCTCCCAAGGCTGGATCTCCCAAACCTAGCTCCCCAAAAGCAGAGTCCCCCAAATCAGAATCCCCAAAAGCTGAATCTCCAAAAGCTGAATCCCCAAAAGCTGAATCCCCAAAAGCTGAATCCCCAAAAGCTGAATCCCCAAAAGCTGAGACACCCAAGACAGAGGCTCCTAAAGCTGCTGATGAAAAGTCGGAGAAAAAGAGTGAATCAACAGAAGACAAGAAGGTAGAAAAGAAGGATGTTGCCATGAATGGTGACCTAGACAagagcagcccagaggagaaagagaagaaggatgAGGAGAAAGAAGTTGACGTGATCACTAATGGCGTGGATGAAAGCCCTGTCAAGGACGACAGCAGCCAAAAGGTGGTGATCACCAAGACTGTGGAGACAATCACCACCGGAGAGGATGGATCCAAGCACGTCACCAAATCTGTCACTGTGACCGAGACagtgaaggaggtggaggaggtgctgcaggagaagcTGGTTTCCACCAAGAAGATGGAGAAGCACTCAACCCAGTCCATCAAGCAGGTGACCGACGACAACTGA
- the nefla gene encoding neurofilament light polypeptide — MGSIGYDPYYFTSSYRHLYVDPPPRVVTRGRTHSTYSSHASPLSSSRLQYSSPGRVLLSSSSPASSLELELSQAAQISSEFRAVRTQERSQLQELNDRFAGFIERVRDLEQQNRALEAELLLLRQRHTEPSRLRALYEQEARSLRAAVDEARAEQQAILGQRDRLEQTLSALQRRYEEEVLAREEAEGRLMEARREADQAALAKAELEKSVETVLEELAFLKKIHECEVAELQAQVQFGVQVAVESEAATPDLSGALRDIRSQYERLAARNMQAAEEWFRGKIGSLTETVAHHTDAIRSSKDEAGEYRRQLQTRLLEIDACKGLNESLEKQLHEMEEKHSAEIGAMQDTIAELESELRGTKQEMARYLKEYQDLLNVKMALDIEIAAYRKLLEGEESRLSVGMAGGVSSLYSHSFSAPSFARPILSSVSSGASYLMTSRLLSSSLSTTEGIISARHAQQAAASPPAEEEEEAKEEVEEEEEAKEEEGGEEAEEAKEEEEEEEGGKEKDEEDEAKEEDEEAKEEGGDEEEQKEEVTEATGGEEEKEDEGEGDETEVKEEAEEEEKTEGADDKDEGVKEEGETEEAKKSDEKADKADAKKEDKDDKADTKKEKDEEKGAKAEDAQEKSTKDKK, encoded by the exons ATGGGGAGCATCGGCTATGACCCCTACTACTTCACCTCATCATACAGGCACTTATATGTCGATCCTCCCCCTCGTGTGGTGACCAGAGGGAGGACCCACTCCACCTATTCCTCCCATGCCTCCCCGCTGTCCTCATCCCGTCTGCAGTACTCCTCTCCTGGTCGGGtgctgctctcctcctcctcaccagCCTCTTCCCTGGAGTTGGAGCTCAGTCAGGCAGCCCAGATCAGCTCTGAATTCCGTGCCGTACGCACCCAAGAGCGCAGccagctgcaggagctgaaCGACCGCTTTGCTGGCTTCATTGAGAGAGTGCGTGACCTGGAGCAGCAGAACCGTGCCTTGGAGGCAGAACTGCTCCTGCTGAGGCAGAGGCACACTGAGCCATCCCGCCTGAGAGCACTGTATGAGCAAGAGGCCCGGTCCCTGAGGGCAGCCGTTGATGAGGCCAGGGCAGAACAACAGGCTATCCTGGGCCAGAGAGATCGACTGGAGCAAACCCTGAGTGCCTTGCAGCGGCGATATGAGGAGGAAGTGCTGGCTCGTGAAGAGGCTGAGGGCAGACTGATGGAGGCCCGACGTGAGGCCGACCAGGCTGCTTTAGCTAAAGCTGAGCTGGAGAAGAGTGTTGAAACTGTGCTGGAGGAACTAGCTTTCCTCAAAAAGATTCATGAATGTGAGGTGGCTGAGCTTCAGGCCCAAGTCCAGTTTGGTGTCCAGGTGGCTGTAGAGTCTGAGGCTGCCACTCCAGACCTCTCTGGTGCTCTAAGGGACATCCGGTCCCAGTATGAGAGGCTGGCAGCAAGGAACATGCAGGCAGCAGAGGAATGGTTCAGAGGAAAGATTGGCTCCCTGACTGAAACTGTGGCCCACCACACCGATGCCATAAGGAGCTCCAAGGACGAAGCAGGAGAGTACAGACGACAGCTCCAGACTCGCCTGCTGGAAATTGATGCATGCAAAGGCCTCAATGAATCCCTGGAGAAACAACTGCATGAGATGGAGGAGAAGCACAGTGCTGAGATAGGTGCTATGCAG GACACAATTGCAGAGTTGGAGAGTGAGCTGAGGGGCACCAAACAGGAAATGGCACGTTACCTCAAAGAGTACCAGGACCTTCTGAATGTCAAGATGGCTCTGGACATTGAGATTGCTGCATACAG GAAGCTCCTAGAAGGGGAGGAGTCCCGTCTCAGTGTAGGAATGGCGGGTGGAGTTTCCTCTTTGTACAGCCACAGTTTTTCAGCGCCCTCCTTCGCCCGCCCCATCCTCTCCAGCGTGAGCTCTGGCGCCTCCTACCTTATGACATCCCGTCTGCTCAGCTCCAGCCTTAGCACCACCGAGGGAATCATCTCTGCCCGCCACGCCCAGCAAGCGGCAGCCAGTCCACCcgcggaggaggaggaggaagcgaaagaggaggtagaggaagaggaagaggcaaaggaagaggaaggaggagaggaggccgAGGAGgcaaaggaggaagaggaggaggaggagggaggtaaagagaaagatgaagaagatgaggctaaggaagaagatgaagaggctAAGGAGGAGG GCGGTGATGAAGAGGAACAAAAAGAAGAGGTAACAGAGGCCACTGGAGgtgaggaagagaaggaggatgAAGGAGAAGGAGACGAGACTGAAGTCaaagaagaggcagaggaagaggaaaaaacagaaggagCTGATGACAAAGATGAGGGTGTGAAAGAAGAAGGGGAGACGGAAGAAGCAAAAAAGAGTGACGAGAAAGCAGATAAAGCTGATGCcaagaaagaagacaaagatgACAAAGCTGATACCAAAAAGGAGAAAGATGAGGAAAAAGGAGCCAAAGCTGAAGATGCACaagaaaaaagcacaaaggATAAGAAGTAA
- the pgam2 gene encoding phosphoglycerate mutase 2 has protein sequence MAAVHRLVIVRHGESSWNQENRFCGWFDADLSEKGLEEAKRGAQAIKEAGMKFDVCYTSVLKRAIKTLWTIMEGTDQMWVPVIRTWRLNERHYGGLTGLNKAETAAKHGEEQVKIWRRSFDIPPPPMDKDHPYHKIISESRRYKGLKPGELPTCESLKDTIARALPFWNEVVAPEIKAGKNVIIAAHGNSLRGIVKHLEDMSDAAIMELNLPTGIPIVYELDANLKPVKPMAFLGDEETVKKAMEAVAAQGKVKK, from the exons ATGGCTGCTGTGCATCGTTTGGTTATTGTCCGCCATGGTGAGAGCTCCTGGAACCAGGAGAACCGCTTCTGCGGCTGGTTTGATGCTGACCTCAGTGAGAAGGGTCTGGAGGAGGCCAAGCGTGGAGCCCAGGCTATCAAAGAAGCAGGCATGAAGTTTGATGTGTGCTACACCTCTGTTCTGAAACGTGCCATCAAAACCCTGTGGACCATCATGGAGGGCACAGACCAGATGTGGGTGCCTGTGATTCGTACCTGGCGCCTGAATGAGCGTCACTATGGAGGCCTCACTGGCCTCAACAAGGCTGAGACAGCTGCAAAGCACGGTGAGGAGCAGGTGAAGATCTGGCGCCGTTCCTTTGATATCCCCCCTCCACCCATGGACAAAGACCACCCCTACCACAAAATCATCAGCGAG TCCCGCCGCTACAAGGGCCTGAAGCCGGGTGAGCTGCCCACATGTGAGTCACTGAAGGACACCATCGCCCGGGCCCTGCCTTTCTGGAACGAGGTCGTCGCTCCTGAAATCAAAGCTGGAAAGAATGTTATCATTGCTGCCCACGGCAACAGCCTCCGCGGCATCGTCAAGCACTTAGAGG ATATGTCCGATGCAGCCATCATGGAGCTGAACCTGCCCACAGGAATCCCAATTGTGTATGAGCTGGACGCCAACCTGAAGCCCGTTAAGCCTATGGCCTTCCTCGGGGATGAGGAAACCGTAAAGAAGGCCATGGAAGCTGTGGCTGCCCAGGGCAAGGTCAAGAAGTAG